A genomic window from Lycium barbarum isolate Lr01 chromosome 4, ASM1917538v2, whole genome shotgun sequence includes:
- the LOC132638293 gene encoding pathogenesis-related protein PRB1-3-like translates to MAYLQPRSLIGKLSIFLFLCIVQTSFSSPHQPLSRRLLTTTPRNMVKQYLAPHNKARAKLGLPPLKWSNKLANYASWWGHQRRVSCELVHSRGDYGENLFWGSGKDWKPRDAVMAWAKEGPYYDYKSNSCKKNEQCLHYTQIIWKQSTRVGCAKVVCKTGDTLISCNYDPHGNVVGEKPF, encoded by the exons ATGGCGTATTTGCAACCAAGAAGCCTAATTGGCAAACTTAGTATTTTCCTTTTCCTTTGCATAGTACAAACTTCCTTTTCTTCTCCACATCAACCTCTTTCCAGACGCCTTTTGACAACCACACCAAGAAACATGGTCAAACAATACCTTGCTCCCCACAACAAAGCAAGAGCAAAACTTGGACTTCCACCTCTCAAATGGAGCAACAAACTAGCAAATTACGCTAGCTGGTGGGGACACCAACGACGG GTGAGTTGCGAGTTGGTTCATTCCCGCGGGGACTACGGTGAAAACCTTTTCTGGGGGAGCGGCAAGGATTGGAAGCCACGCGACGCTGTCATGGCGTGGGCAAAGGAAGGACCTTATTATGATTATAAGAGCAATTCTTGCAAGAAAAATGAGCAATGCTTGCATTATACACAAATTATTTGGAAACAAAGTACAAGAGTTGGCTGTGCAAAAGTTGTATGCAAAACTGGGGATACTTTGATTAGTTGCAACTATGATCCACATGGTAATGTAGTAGGAGAGAAACCTTTTTAA